One genomic region from Evansella sp. LMS18 encodes:
- a CDS encoding YqeG family HAD IIIA-type phosphatase: MVLKQFIPDQYVKSIYDISIEELKENGIKGIITDLDNTLIEWDRADATEEVVAWFEEVRKHGFEIVIVSNNNEKRVKSFSEPHKVTFIHSARKPLSRAFKTAAKLMKLKREEVVVIGDQLLTDVLGGNRSGFQTILVVPVAQTDGVLTRVNRRIERRVFEIMRKRGLIEWEKQKKSE, from the coding sequence ATCGTGCTAAAACAGTTTATTCCTGACCAGTACGTAAAGTCTATATATGATATTTCTATTGAGGAATTGAAAGAAAACGGCATTAAAGGTATCATTACAGATCTTGATAACACACTCATTGAATGGGACAGAGCAGATGCGACGGAAGAGGTCGTTGCCTGGTTTGAGGAAGTCAGGAAACACGGTTTTGAAATCGTCATTGTATCAAACAATAATGAAAAACGTGTGAAGAGTTTCTCGGAACCTCATAAAGTAACGTTTATTCATAGTGCGCGGAAACCGCTGAGCAGAGCCTTTAAAACAGCTGCCAAACTTATGAAGCTGAAACGGGAAGAAGTAGTGGTTATAGGAGACCAGCTCCTGACGGATGTTCTGGGAGGCAACAGAAGCGGCTTTCAGACAATCCTTGTTGTCCCGGTAGCGCAGACTGATGGCGTACTTACGAGAGTGAACAGGCGAATTGAACGAAGAGTATTTGAAATAATGAGGAAGAGAGGGCTGATTGAATGGGAAAAGCAAAAGAAGAGCGAGTAA
- a CDS encoding nicotinate-nucleotide adenylyltransferase: MKRIGLLGGTFDPPHIGHLLMAEEARLKMELDEIWWVPNRVPPHKEKTSRTTAMDRLDMVESMTKLNKCYKVCDIELKMEGPSYTVHTIEKLLEKYPDYSFYFIIGEDSLLTLQDWYGSDRLLAMVKFIVIRRPGYTYEEHETAPSITIIQGPVIDVSSTLIRETIYEKKLNKFLLTKEVYSLIEERGLYE; encoded by the coding sequence ATGAAGCGGATTGGTCTTTTAGGAGGTACGTTTGATCCTCCTCATATCGGCCATTTGTTAATGGCTGAAGAAGCACGTCTGAAAATGGAGCTCGATGAAATCTGGTGGGTTCCGAACAGGGTCCCGCCACATAAGGAAAAGACAAGCCGTACAACTGCCATGGACCGCCTGGATATGGTTGAGTCAATGACAAAGCTTAATAAATGCTATAAGGTTTGCGACATTGAGCTGAAGATGGAAGGCCCCTCCTATACAGTGCATACGATAGAAAAGCTTCTGGAAAAATACCCTGATTATTCTTTTTATTTTATTATCGGGGAGGACAGTCTGCTCACTCTCCAGGACTGGTATGGCAGTGACCGTCTTTTGGCAATGGTGAAGTTTATCGTGATCCGCAGGCCTGGCTATACCTATGAAGAACACGAGACCGCTCCATCTATTACCATTATACAAGGTCCGGTAATTGATGTTTCTTCTACGCTGATTCGTGAAACAATATATGAAAAGAAGTTAAACAAATTTTTGTTAACGAAAGAAGTCTATTCATTGATTGAGGAGAGGGGACTATATGAATGA
- the aroE gene encoding shikimate dehydrogenase, translating to MRGIMGVAGYPIGHTMSPVMHEAAFKELGLNMAYHAFEVQPENLSDAVKGIRGLGLKGMNVTVPHKVEVMNYLDEIDGLAAEIGAVNTIVNRDGRLIGYNTDGEGYFQSLREAAGSSLEDKRVLVVGAGGAARAVAVTIAKNGVGELVITNRTLQKSENLAETCLKFANTTVLPMGMAQARMTEFDVIINTTSVGMYPETGSMPMSMEMLSRGTIVSDLIYNPLKTRWLKEAEKRGGIALNGVNMFVYQGAIAFKLWTGVEAPIRVMREAVLRNLKGE from the coding sequence ATGAGAGGAATAATGGGGGTGGCAGGCTATCCGATAGGACATACTATGTCCCCGGTAATGCATGAAGCGGCCTTTAAGGAACTAGGTTTAAATATGGCTTACCATGCATTCGAGGTGCAGCCGGAAAACTTAAGCGACGCAGTTAAGGGAATCAGAGGATTAGGATTAAAAGGAATGAATGTTACGGTACCCCACAAAGTGGAAGTTATGAATTACCTTGATGAAATTGATGGCCTTGCAGCAGAAATAGGGGCTGTGAATACGATTGTAAACAGAGACGGAAGGCTTATAGGATATAACACTGACGGCGAAGGGTATTTCCAGTCATTGAGAGAGGCTGCAGGAAGCAGCCTGGAAGATAAGCGGGTGCTTGTTGTTGGAGCAGGAGGCGCTGCCCGGGCTGTCGCAGTCACAATTGCTAAAAACGGCGTCGGGGAACTAGTTATTACTAACCGCACGCTTCAAAAGTCAGAAAACCTGGCTGAAACATGCTTGAAATTCGCAAATACAACTGTACTTCCCATGGGCATGGCACAGGCCAGGATGACTGAATTTGACGTAATAATAAATACTACATCTGTAGGCATGTATCCGGAAACAGGCAGTATGCCTATGTCAATGGAAATGCTGAGCAGAGGAACGATTGTCAGTGATTTAATTTATAATCCCCTCAAGACAAGATGGCTTAAAGAAGCTGAAAAAAGAGGCGGAATTGCTTTAAACGGTGTCAATATGTTCGTTTACCAGGGAGCGATTGCTTTTAAATTATGGACAGGGGTGGAAGCTCCCATCAGAGTAATGAGAGAAGCAGTGCTCCGCAACCTGAAAGGAGAATAA
- a CDS encoding class I SAM-dependent methyltransferase yields MKNEEHFASVYDYLMEDAPYGRWLEYTKAFLPAGSRILDLACGTCTFTIMLQEAGFNASGSDLSQDMLTIGEEKIRERKLEIPLYRQDMRELAGFNNLDGITLFCDGLNYLLTEEDVRQTLRKAYSALKPGGILLFDVHSLFKMNTVFNDQMYGENGEDISYIWFCTPGSEPGSVEHSLTFFLKNETGLYERKDEEQFQRTFPPGIYKTWLQEAGFSKVEITGDFGLRAPLETDERIFIKAEKNSRSSSDGGEI; encoded by the coding sequence ATGAAAAACGAAGAGCATTTTGCATCTGTGTATGATTATCTTATGGAAGATGCCCCATACGGCAGATGGCTTGAATACACTAAGGCTTTTTTGCCAGCAGGGTCGAGAATACTTGATCTGGCCTGCGGGACTTGCACTTTTACCATTATGCTGCAGGAGGCTGGCTTCAATGCCTCTGGTTCGGATCTTTCCCAGGATATGCTGACTATCGGGGAAGAGAAAATCAGGGAGAGAAAATTGGAAATCCCTCTCTACCGACAGGACATGCGAGAGCTAGCCGGATTTAATAACCTTGATGGTATTACATTGTTCTGTGACGGTCTGAACTACCTTTTAACGGAAGAAGATGTAAGACAAACTTTAAGAAAAGCATATTCCGCATTGAAACCTGGGGGAATACTCTTATTTGATGTTCATTCCTTGTTTAAGATGAACACTGTTTTCAACGACCAGATGTACGGAGAAAACGGAGAGGATATTTCGTATATATGGTTTTGTACACCAGGGAGCGAACCGGGTAGTGTGGAACATTCTTTAACTTTCTTTTTGAAAAACGAGACCGGTTTGTACGAAAGGAAAGATGAGGAGCAGTTTCAGCGAACTTTTCCACCTGGGATTTATAAAACCTGGCTCCAGGAAGCGGGATTCTCAAAAGTAGAAATAACAGGGGATTTTGGCCTCAGGGCACCCCTTGAAACAGATGAAAGAATTTTTATCAAAGCTGAAAAAAACAGCAGGAGTTCTTCAGACGGTGGAGAAATATAA
- the yhbY gene encoding ribosome assembly RNA-binding protein YhbY produces MLTSKQKKFLKSEAHHLKPIFQVGKGGVNDNLIKQVDDALEARELIKVSVLQNCEEDKYEVAEAISEGADAHVVQVIGSTIVLYKESKNQKKIELP; encoded by the coding sequence ATGCTGACAAGTAAACAAAAGAAATTTTTAAAATCTGAAGCTCACCATCTGAAGCCAATATTCCAGGTGGGAAAAGGCGGGGTAAATGATAACCTGATTAAACAGGTGGATGATGCTCTTGAAGCCAGAGAGCTGATTAAAGTAAGTGTCCTTCAAAATTGTGAAGAAGATAAATATGAGGTAGCTGAAGCCATTTCTGAGGGAGCGGATGCTCACGTTGTCCAGGTGATCGGCAGCACGATCGTCCTGTATAAGGAATCAAAAAACCAGAAAAAGATAGAGCTGCCATAA
- a CDS encoding DNA internalization-related competence protein ComEC/Rec2, whose product MGTRTYTYAFLAVAGILVAVDGPGLWGVFFLLAGLFPLLAGSQGKMRKAEAVFTLLLFLLFYFHGGWYADRTTSLLTGTETYFAGQIITEPVITGSGQWSFQMKLNNGERTQVFLQENEKPPFFNDYCNFTGELVQPGQGRNPGSFNYRKYLERQGINWIIRPDYSEGACRTNNTTLMAAVLKFRKAGIEEIMEMDDAEASSLIAALVFGERSFLSADRTGVYQQLGILHLLAVSGLHTGLVAYSLYYLLCRIGVTRERSSFILISVLPVYIIVAGGAPSVVRASLMCMAVLAARQLKWKVKAVDTLSILCLMLLLYNPFYIFQLGFQLSFLTSFALILSYNMYKNDSPVFQVIKVTIVAQLISLPLILFHFYEISLLAVPFNLIFIPFISFWVLPLAFLTTALLFIFPAAASVSYYLISSTLRIIHTAADAAANWHWDMLVFGRPTGVMLILIVLSVLLFFTSFEKASGKNKVVSSLIVCFVLFLQLIHPYFDSKAVITMLDVGQGDAVVIELPFRKGIYLIDTGGAVVFGEETDVLNRKGPGIRALQPFLKEKGIKKIDKLIITHGHLDHMGDGCHVARLFPVKEIYFPQSSPPTESVLPLLQCMLETGSGFKLVSEGRDWKAGEAVFTVISPAGSEITENNRSVVLHAVIEEVAFLFNGDLEEEGEKRLISDYPDLSADILKAGHHGSRTSTTEEFLQHVSPKAVLISAGRNNLYGHPHGEVISRLEEHGIAVYRTDIQGAVEISLKGGRAYFRTITGAD is encoded by the coding sequence ATGGGTACCCGCACATATACATATGCGTTTCTGGCTGTTGCCGGAATCCTGGTTGCTGTTGATGGGCCAGGGCTGTGGGGAGTTTTTTTCCTGCTGGCTGGTCTGTTTCCTCTCCTCGCTGGTTCCCAGGGAAAAATGAGGAAGGCAGAAGCTGTTTTCACCCTCCTTCTATTCTTGCTTTTTTACTTTCACGGCGGCTGGTATGCTGACAGGACAACCTCCCTGCTTACGGGTACAGAGACTTACTTTGCCGGTCAGATTATCACAGAGCCTGTCATAACCGGGTCTGGGCAATGGTCCTTTCAAATGAAGCTGAATAATGGAGAAAGAACTCAGGTTTTCCTGCAGGAGAATGAAAAACCGCCATTCTTTAATGATTATTGTAATTTCACAGGAGAGCTCGTACAGCCTGGACAAGGAAGAAACCCCGGCTCTTTTAATTATCGGAAGTATTTAGAGCGGCAGGGAATTAACTGGATAATCAGACCCGATTATTCCGAGGGGGCTTGCAGAACAAATAATACAACACTTATGGCTGCTGTTTTAAAATTCAGAAAAGCAGGCATAGAAGAAATTATGGAAATGGATGATGCGGAAGCTTCATCCCTTATTGCTGCCCTGGTTTTCGGGGAAAGGTCTTTTTTGTCTGCTGACAGAACGGGTGTCTACCAGCAGCTGGGAATCCTTCATTTACTTGCGGTGTCAGGTCTTCATACAGGTCTCGTGGCGTATTCGCTTTATTATCTGCTTTGCCGTATCGGAGTTACAAGGGAGAGATCATCCTTCATATTAATATCCGTTCTCCCGGTCTATATAATAGTAGCCGGTGGTGCACCTTCTGTAGTACGTGCCTCTCTAATGTGTATGGCTGTACTTGCAGCACGGCAACTCAAGTGGAAAGTAAAGGCTGTGGATACACTCTCCATCCTTTGTCTGATGCTGCTGTTATATAATCCTTTCTATATTTTCCAGCTGGGTTTTCAGCTCTCCTTCCTAACGAGTTTCGCCTTGATACTTTCCTATAATATGTATAAAAATGATTCCCCAGTCTTCCAGGTAATTAAAGTAACTATTGTGGCACAGCTTATTTCCCTTCCTTTGATTCTCTTCCACTTTTATGAAATATCCCTCCTTGCCGTTCCGTTTAATTTAATTTTTATCCCCTTTATATCTTTCTGGGTCCTTCCTCTTGCATTTTTAACTACTGCTTTACTGTTTATTTTTCCGGCAGCTGCGTCTGTCAGTTATTATTTGATTTCTTCCACCCTCAGGATTATACACACTGCAGCTGATGCTGCTGCAAACTGGCACTGGGATATGCTTGTTTTTGGAAGGCCCACCGGGGTTATGCTTATTCTTATTGTTTTGTCTGTTCTTCTTTTTTTTACTTCTTTTGAGAAAGCTTCCGGAAAAAATAAAGTTGTTTCCTCTCTAATTGTCTGTTTTGTGCTTTTCCTTCAGCTCATTCATCCATATTTCGATAGTAAAGCTGTTATAACGATGCTTGACGTAGGCCAGGGTGATGCAGTTGTAATAGAGCTTCCATTCAGAAAAGGGATTTATTTAATTGATACTGGGGGAGCTGTGGTTTTCGGGGAGGAAACTGATGTATTGAACCGGAAAGGGCCCGGTATAAGGGCTTTGCAGCCGTTTTTAAAGGAAAAAGGGATTAAAAAAATCGACAAGCTGATCATCACCCATGGACATCTTGACCATATGGGGGACGGCTGTCATGTTGCCAGGTTGTTCCCGGTAAAAGAAATTTATTTTCCTCAGTCGTCACCGCCCACTGAGTCGGTTCTGCCTTTACTGCAATGTATGCTGGAAACAGGGAGTGGTTTTAAGCTGGTGTCTGAGGGGAGAGATTGGAAAGCAGGAGAAGCTGTTTTTACAGTCATAAGTCCTGCCGGAAGTGAAATTACTGAAAATAACCGTTCCGTTGTATTGCATGCTGTGATAGAAGAGGTTGCTTTCTTATTCAACGGGGATCTTGAAGAAGAAGGGGAGAAGAGGCTGATTTCTGATTACCCAGATTTATCAGCAGACATATTAAAAGCCGGCCATCATGGGAGCCGTACATCTACTACGGAAGAGTTTCTTCAGCATGTCAGCCCAAAAGCTGTACTGATCTCTGCAGGAAGGAATAATTTATATGGGCATCCCCACGGAGAAGTCATCAGCCGTCTGGAAGAACACGGTATAGCTGTCTACAGAACCGATATACAAGGTGCGGTAGAAATATCATTAAAGGGAGGGCGTGCTTATTTCAGGACGATAACCGGAGCCGATTAG
- the yqeH gene encoding ribosome biogenesis GTPase YqeH — translation MGKAKEERVICSGCGVSIQTGDPKQLGYTPSAALEREVVICQRCFKLKHYNEVQDVSLTDDDFLKILNEIGSRDALIVKLVDIFDFDGSWLPGLHRFAGKNKVLLVGNKVDLLPKSVKRNKLTNWMKERSKEYGLKAEEVHLMSAASGEGVIETANLIEEHRKGRDVYVVGSTNVGKSTFINRLLKEFGADEEFMITTSNIPGTTLDMIDVPLDDGSSLYDTPGIINHHQMAHLLDKKELKVISPKKEIKPKVFQLGDGQTLFLGGLARVDFVQGSDMSFVCYVSNDLNIHRTKLEKADELYEKHLGELLTPPFKENKDDFPEFTAREWKLQNEKQDIVISGLGWITVHGKGAFVKTYAPKGVHVTIRPSIF, via the coding sequence ATGGGAAAAGCAAAAGAAGAGCGAGTAATTTGTTCGGGCTGCGGTGTATCTATTCAGACCGGCGACCCGAAACAATTAGGGTACACTCCATCAGCGGCGCTGGAACGGGAAGTAGTTATTTGCCAGCGCTGTTTTAAATTAAAACATTACAATGAAGTACAGGATGTTTCCCTGACAGATGATGATTTTCTGAAGATATTAAATGAAATAGGAAGCAGAGATGCTTTAATTGTCAAACTCGTGGATATTTTTGATTTTGACGGAAGCTGGCTTCCCGGGCTGCATCGTTTTGCAGGAAAGAATAAGGTGCTGCTTGTAGGGAACAAAGTGGATTTGCTTCCTAAATCCGTAAAAAGAAATAAACTTACTAACTGGATGAAGGAGCGCAGTAAAGAATACGGCCTGAAAGCGGAAGAAGTTCATCTGATGAGCGCCGCATCCGGAGAAGGAGTTATTGAGACAGCCAACTTAATTGAAGAACACCGCAAAGGCCGTGATGTTTATGTAGTTGGGTCTACCAATGTGGGGAAATCAACGTTTATTAACCGGCTGCTCAAAGAATTCGGAGCAGATGAGGAATTTATGATAACTACATCCAATATTCCCGGAACCACTCTTGATATGATAGATGTTCCATTAGATGACGGGTCGTCACTCTATGACACACCAGGGATTATCAATCATCATCAAATGGCACATTTACTTGATAAAAAAGAACTGAAAGTAATCAGTCCAAAAAAGGAAATAAAACCGAAAGTGTTTCAGCTTGGAGACGGACAAACTTTATTTCTTGGAGGACTGGCCAGGGTTGATTTTGTGCAGGGCAGTGATATGTCGTTTGTATGCTACGTGTCGAATGACTTAAATATTCACCGGACAAAACTTGAAAAAGCAGATGAGCTGTATGAAAAACATCTGGGAGAACTGCTTACCCCTCCGTTTAAAGAGAACAAAGATGACTTTCCGGAGTTTACTGCACGGGAATGGAAGCTGCAAAATGAGAAGCAGGATATTGTAATATCCGGGCTGGGCTGGATTACGGTCCATGGAAAGGGTGCTTTTGTGAAAACCTACGCTCCTAAAGGAGTACATGTTACAATCCGGCCATCAATCTTTTGA
- the rsfS gene encoding ribosome silencing factor, with protein sequence MDTNELLDTAVRAADDKRAENIVVLNMKGISLIADYFIICHGNSEKQVEAIAREVKDRAMEQGQDIKRLEGIDESRWVLIDLNDVVVHVFHKDERPYYNLEKLWGDAPAYTADQVLN encoded by the coding sequence ATGGACACAAATGAGCTGTTAGATACCGCTGTCAGGGCAGCAGATGATAAAAGGGCTGAAAATATTGTTGTTTTAAATATGAAAGGCATTTCTTTAATTGCTGATTACTTTATTATATGCCATGGTAACTCAGAAAAGCAGGTCGAAGCTATAGCCAGAGAAGTGAAAGACCGTGCTATGGAACAGGGACAGGACATCAAGAGGCTGGAAGGGATCGATGAAAGCCGGTGGGTGTTAATTGATTTAAACGACGTTGTTGTCCACGTTTTCCATAAAGATGAGAGGCCATATTATAATCTGGAAAAATTGTGGGGAGACGCACCAGCATATACAGCTGATCAGGTGCTGAATTAA
- the yqeK gene encoding bis(5'-nucleosyl)-tetraphosphatase (symmetrical) YqeK, with protein MNEAEAFAAVRKSLKPRRFEHTERVTEEAERLAGLYGADVGKARLAAILHDYAKYRSPEEMRQTVIEAGLNRKLLFFGDEILHSFVGAYYIKEELGMEDEDILSAVRYHTTGRAAMKELEKIIFLADYIEPGRSFPGIEEVRETAKVSLDEACLLSLKNTIGFLVKKKKPVYPDTFEAYNYYTMNK; from the coding sequence ATGAATGAAGCAGAAGCTTTTGCTGCTGTCAGGAAGAGCCTCAAACCAAGGCGGTTTGAACACACCGAACGTGTAACGGAAGAAGCGGAACGTCTTGCTGGACTGTATGGCGCAGATGTGGGGAAAGCCCGTTTAGCAGCAATTTTGCATGATTATGCGAAATACCGCTCTCCAGAGGAAATGAGGCAGACAGTAATAGAAGCTGGTTTAAACAGAAAATTACTTTTTTTTGGTGATGAAATACTCCATTCTTTCGTTGGTGCGTATTATATTAAGGAAGAGCTGGGTATGGAAGACGAAGACATTCTTTCGGCTGTCCGATACCACACTACTGGAAGAGCCGCCATGAAAGAACTCGAAAAAATTATTTTCCTTGCTGATTATATTGAACCTGGAAGGTCGTTTCCTGGTATTGAAGAAGTTCGGGAGACAGCTAAGGTAAGTTTAGACGAAGCTTGTTTATTATCTTTAAAAAATACGATTGGATTTTTAGTGAAAAAGAAGAAGCCGGTTTATCCGGATACTTTTGAAGCGTATAATTATTACACGATGAACAAATAA
- a CDS encoding helix-hairpin-helix domain-containing protein: protein MLSFVNENKKLLLYGGAGLAVIAAFFFLLPSIQGGEADEEDWESFLQGGEAQQEDIKDNPEEENVIIVDIKGEVLNPGIYIMEQGDRVNDAIIKAGGTTEDAAEEAVNLAEKVYDEMVIAVPAAGEDVEVIFQEGGGDSSKVRINHASASELVSLPGIGPAKAEAILKYREEAGPFKSEEELVNVPGIGEKTMETLKELISVK from the coding sequence ATGCTTTCTTTCGTGAATGAAAACAAAAAACTTCTGCTGTACGGGGGAGCGGGCCTGGCGGTGATTGCAGCGTTTTTTTTCCTGCTGCCATCTATACAGGGAGGGGAAGCTGACGAAGAGGACTGGGAATCGTTCCTTCAGGGGGGAGAGGCTCAGCAGGAGGACATTAAAGATAATCCAGAAGAGGAAAACGTAATTATTGTTGATATTAAGGGGGAGGTTTTAAACCCTGGGATCTACATAATGGAACAAGGTGACAGAGTCAATGACGCGATTATAAAGGCAGGGGGGACTACAGAAGATGCAGCAGAGGAAGCGGTTAATCTGGCGGAAAAGGTTTATGATGAAATGGTTATTGCAGTACCTGCAGCGGGAGAGGATGTGGAGGTTATATTCCAGGAGGGAGGCGGGGATAGCAGCAAAGTGCGTATAAATCATGCCTCTGCTTCCGAGCTCGTCTCACTGCCGGGAATTGGGCCTGCGAAAGCGGAAGCTATACTTAAATACCGCGAAGAGGCAGGTCCCTTTAAAAGTGAAGAGGAATTGGTGAATGTACCGGGGATAGGAGAAAAAACAATGGAAACATTAAAAGAATTAATTTCTGTAAAATAA
- the comER gene encoding late competence protein ComER, which translates to MKKVGFIGTGSMGRILIESFLDARAISPDNVIIMNRTADKAYQLASSYPGLKVVHDPRVLVSECSWIFLCVKPLQMFPVIKRVNDLLDRRKTLISITSPVLTEELEEISDCQVVRFIPSIVNRAMEGPSLVTFGEEVEETNKQELLRFFSTISRPQIIGDGITRIASDLASCGPAFLSYLVEKMIKSAVEETDIKEDEAMRITESMLIGYGELLKRKHFTLETLRKRVTVPGGVTGAGLEVLRDEVGDQFNLLFRRTHEKYAEDRELVCRQIKEKEKSKE; encoded by the coding sequence TTGAAAAAAGTTGGCTTTATCGGAACAGGAAGCATGGGCAGGATACTCATTGAATCCTTTTTAGATGCCCGGGCAATCTCACCGGATAATGTCATCATAATGAACAGGACAGCTGACAAAGCCTACCAGTTAGCCTCTTCTTACCCCGGGTTAAAAGTTGTTCATGACCCCCGTGTCTTAGTATCTGAATGCAGCTGGATTTTCCTGTGTGTAAAACCACTGCAGATGTTTCCGGTAATAAAAAGGGTTAATGACTTGCTGGACAGGAGAAAAACCCTCATTTCAATAACAAGTCCTGTATTAACAGAAGAACTTGAGGAAATATCCGATTGTCAGGTAGTCCGTTTTATTCCAAGCATAGTAAACCGGGCAATGGAAGGTCCTTCTCTTGTTACCTTCGGCGAGGAAGTAGAGGAAACTAATAAACAGGAATTGCTGCGATTTTTCAGCACAATCTCCAGGCCTCAGATAATCGGGGATGGCATTACAAGGATTGCCTCCGACCTTGCAAGCTGTGGTCCGGCATTTTTAAGTTATTTAGTAGAGAAAATGATTAAAAGCGCTGTAGAGGAAACGGATATAAAAGAAGATGAGGCGATGAGAATAACGGAATCCATGCTGATTGGGTATGGTGAGTTGCTGAAAAGGAAACACTTTACACTGGAGACGCTGCGAAAGAGGGTCACTGTTCCCGGAGGAGTAACCGGAGCAGGGCTGGAGGTACTAAGAGACGAAGTAGGGGATCAATTTAACCTTCTGTTCAGGAGAACACATGAAAAATACGCAGAAGACCGGGAGCTGGTATGCCGGCAGATTAAAGAAAAGGAAAAGAGCAAGGAATAG
- a CDS encoding YqzM family protein translates to MNDFEKDVQSKRNDLIDSGVGFVVSFVFFISIFAIAQVIEFFGTR, encoded by the coding sequence ATGAATGATTTCGAAAAAGATGTACAGTCAAAAAGAAATGACCTTATAGACAGCGGTGTAGGTTTTGTCGTATCTTTTGTATTCTTCATTTCCATTTTTGCTATCGCACAGGTAATTGAATTTTTTGGAACTCGCTAA
- a CDS encoding ComE operon protein 2, with the protein MDRISWHQYFMAQSHLLALRSTCTRLMVGATIVRDKRIIAGGYNGAISGGEHCIDEGCYVIDNHCVRTIHAEVNALLQCAKFGVATEGAEVYVTHFPCLNCCKALIQAGIKKVYYAADYKNHPYAEELFSQAGVAAEQVELEEMILDRNNKEKLMFTADLLALLEDSGINRDQLEELKEKANKLYTSS; encoded by the coding sequence ATGGACAGAATTTCATGGCACCAATATTTCATGGCACAAAGCCATCTCCTTGCTTTAAGAAGCACTTGTACAAGGCTGATGGTTGGTGCAACGATTGTCAGGGATAAAAGAATAATCGCAGGCGGATACAATGGAGCTATTTCAGGTGGGGAGCATTGTATAGATGAAGGCTGCTATGTGATTGATAATCATTGTGTGAGAACGATTCACGCAGAGGTAAACGCTTTGCTTCAGTGTGCCAAATTCGGTGTTGCTACTGAAGGCGCCGAAGTTTACGTTACTCACTTCCCTTGTCTTAACTGCTGCAAAGCATTGATTCAGGCTGGGATAAAAAAGGTATATTATGCGGCCGATTACAAGAACCATCCGTATGCTGAAGAACTTTTCAGCCAGGCGGGGGTAGCTGCCGAGCAGGTTGAACTTGAAGAAATGATCCTGGACAGAAACAATAAAGAAAAACTGATGTTCACTGCCGACCTCCTTGCTCTTCTTGAAGATAGTGGTATTAACAGAGACCAGCTGGAGGAATTAAAAGAAAAAGCAAATAAGCTGTATACTTCATCATGA